The Natribaculum luteum genome contains the following window.
GAATAGATATCCGACTCATTTCTCATAACAATGATTCTCCGAATTACAGTCAAAAACGCAAAAGCCACCAGAAGGAGTTTTAAGATTTGGTAAGTCAGAACCCCATTACGAGGATAAGCAAGAACGACCGTCAACACTAGCATAAAGAACGCTATCTCAAAGTCGACTAAACTACTAGAATCAATATCCTGTTTGAATGCCTTAGACTCAGGGACAGGTTCAATATCTGAATGACGACTATCCATTTGCCAGATAGAATCCTATTCTAAATTGGTCTTATATCTATCGAGACGATTATTTATTTGACCAACACAAATGCTATTCTATGAGTAAGCTTCCGTTTGAAATCGGGCGGACGTACCATCGGGTCGAGGATATTCACGAAGAGTTCGGCGGAAACAGGTATAGCGGAATCGCGCCCTGTGGGGATTACCCGTACGTCTTCATTTTCTTCGGCGAATCCGGAGAATGGCACGGATATGACGATGAACTCCTCGAGGATGGAAGGCTACTCTACACCGGTGAAGGACGAGACGGAGACATGACAATGGAGGCCGGAAATGCAGCAATCCGGGACCACGAAGAAAATAACGACGAGATTCATGTCTTCGAAAGCGGTGAAGGTGCGTGGGAGGTGTCCTATGTCGGTCAGTTTGAATATGAGGATCATCACTGGACGCGTCTCCCAGATCGTAGCGATAATATGCGCGATGCAGTCCGATTCGAGCTCGTCCCTGCCGGTGGTGTGGAAATGGATACTGGGGTCACAAGCCTCGATGACATCCCCGTAGATGAACTGTACGATCAGGCTGAGGCGAGTGTGAATGGCGAAGGTCGAACGACGAGCGAATCGCGATCTCGCACCACGTATTCACGATCGGAGGTTGTTAGAAAATACGCGCTTCGAGCCGCTGACGGTGTGTGTCAAGGCTGTGGTGATGATGCCCCGTTTCTCACTGATGATGGAGAACCCTTCCTCGAGGTACACCATCTTCGCCGGCGCAGCGACGGTGGGGCCGACCACCCAAAGAATGTGATCGCACTATGTCCGAACTGCCATCGACGGGTCCACCATGGGCGTAATGGAAACGAATTTAATCAAGATCTGATTGGCAGAGCAGAACAACTACTCCCGAGGTAGTCGATTGTCCTCGAAGACGGGATTCGCGGACACAGTACTCCAGTAAGTAGAGATGCTCTCCCTATTGGTGATACTCACCATGAGAAATGCCATAATTGGTTGGGGAGTAGCGAGAATATATCCCTGGAACGGATTTGAAGACAGTTTTGTGGACACGATCTTTCAACAGTGGTATACTCTTTGAGTATTGTTCTGCCAGTGTCCCGCCAACTCTATAGATTAATAGACTACTTTGAAGACGAAAGGGTGTGAAGTAGGCGGTACTATAAGAAATGGCAACAGAACAAATTGAAAGCAATTCAGATCAAGAGATAGAAAGGCAGCCCGAAACATGGCAGGAACGAATCGTGCGCTGGCGATATGAGTCAAACAGTACACCCAAGCGGATCATTGGATTTTGGCTGAAAGCAGGTATTGAAGTCATTATTATCATTGGCATACCAATGGGATTATTCATATTCACAACTACAACTCTTGTTGATTTTACCCTCTCAACACTTCCAATCCTTCCAACTGCTTTAGAATCAAAGACGATAGCGTGGTCTATACTTACCGCTGGAAGTTGGTTGTCACTTCGATGTATGCTAACAGAGGAACTCGAACTGGTCAATGCGCAATAGAAGATGGAGGAGAATTATTTTTTCCTCTAGCAATACTATCTAAGAGCGCATCTGCGGTGACGTCTTTGGCGGCACCAAACATGTGTGCCACAGAGACTGCCAATTGTATTACTAAACGGGCAGGAGTAGGGACTGCCAGCATGAATCTAAGCTCAAATATCGGATACACAACAGCAATTGTAATGCCTAGTGCAGGAGTGGATATACTTCCAATAGTGAATCCAAGTAGAGCACCGATCAGCACAATCGTATTAACGAATACAGCAATAAATACTAGAAGATATTGTTTCTCTTGGCTATTTACATCTTCAAAGAACTCCTGAATGGAGTCCACACCGGAAACGCGGAATAAGGAAACAGTCAACGCTGTATAGATGACAAACCACGATACTGCAGTATACATGACGTAGCCCGCAAGTTCAGGGCTAAAAATATAACTCCCGATCAGGGTTGGGCTCAGAAAGAGGGTATGACCGAGACTAATAGGTACAAGGAAGAATCCAAGCACGGCCCAATATCTGAGCACTACTCGTGGGATTCCTGGAGCCTCACCCATTGTTCTGGGATAAACATACACTGTTCTAATGGGTAAAACTTTTCGGTCGTGTCCCAAACTCGTCTAGAGTCGTAACTGACTCCTGTGGAAACAGGGTCACCTCTGGTATCCACCCCGAAGTGACCCATGCACGCCACAATCGACGCGCAAGTCACGGTTAGTATCGACTTAGACAAAACGCTACCGCTTGCCACTCTCGCTGAATCTTTTACAGAGCTTCACCTCGAGGCGACGATCCTCGAGGAGCTTGTCAAAAGCCTCGACGAGCGCCTCGTCGAGGCGTACTGTGGGGAGAAGCACGCGCGCGGAAACGGCGATCGCCGTTTCCAGCGCGCCGGAACCTCAACACGAACAGCTGTGACAACCGCAGGAGAGCACGAATTCACCCTTCATCACGTCAAAGATACCGCTGCCACCGGTGACAATCCTACCTACTTCCGCCCTCTCGAAGATCTCATCAAATTCGACGGGCAGCGCATCTATCAAGAGGATATTTCACTCCAGAGTACCGAACTCGCTACGTCGCTCAGCTTTCGTGATGCCGTCGCCCACGGCGACGGCTTCACTCCGATGCCTTCGAGAACGACGATCAACCGCCGAGTCCGTGAGTACGGCAGCAAACTCGGTGACTTCGTTCGTGATCGGCTTCCTGGGACGAATGCAGACACTGTCGTTCCTGACGGAACGAAGTGTCATAGCCAGGACGATCACTGCACGTACCACGACGTCAACGTCACTCTCGGACAGATCACCGAAGACAACGCGGAAACCACGCTCTTAGACGTCAATGTCAACGAGCCGTGGGACGATACAGCAGAAGATCTCGAAGAGAACGAGGCGATCACTGACGACGCGACGGTCGTCAGTGACGCCGAGGAATCCCTCGTCGACGCCTTCGAGACCAGCTATCGATCTCATCAGCTCGATCTCGTTCATGTCGGTCGAACGCTTGGATACAAGCTGTGGAAGGACGGTACCTTTTCGCTCGAAACGCGGAAAGCGATCGCCTCAGACGTCACAAACGACTTGTTCCATCTGAAAAACTCGGTTGCGCTCCATGCACCGAGGAATGAGCGTTTGGCGATCCGCGAGCGGATCGCCCAAACGCTCGAGAACCTCACGAAGGAGGCGTGGCGCTTAGAGCAACAGGACTCTCCAAAAGCAGCGGCGTACCTCCGAAAATGGGCAGAAGCAACCGTCACGTTCGCCGAACTCGCACTCGAGGGACAAGAGGTTCTGTGGACGTCGAACGTGGTCGAACGAGCCATGGGCGAAATCTCGAAGCGGTGTAAAAACCAGTGGATGAGATGGACAGAGTCCGGCTTAGAATCGCTCCTCTGGCTCAATCTCGTGAGATATGCCGAGTCCGAGCAGTTCGCGGCGTTCGCCGACGAACTGCTCGAGCGTTCAGCCAAAACAGCCATCACATTGGAGGTGTCAGTTGACGCTACCAGAGGCGAACTCTAGACGAGTTTGTGACGGGACCAACTTTTCGAACACCCCCGAAGTCCTACTAATAGCACTTTTAGAGCTTAGAATACGGTTTTCACGGACTTTTCATTTCTAGTAGCTTGGCTATTATTCGAAAGAAAAAATTTCTACGACACAAGTATTCCCTTCAACACGAATTTTGTATTAGTGCACTAACTAGTTGGAGAATATATCCCAGTATCAGGAGAGAAATTCCTATAGCAGCAGGCGCCCACTGACGCCTGAATTTTCTAAGTTCTTCTCTGGGAGTGTCCAATCTGCCGGGTTCTGGCTCAAAATCACTAAGATACATCGAAACAGTAGCAGGAGACGGTTCAAACCCGTCTGTCCTTAGCAATTTATACATCTTATTAGCACGATATGCTTTAGGAAGGATTGATGGTGCCAGAAGAATTGCGCCAATGAGATCTAACAATAGCCCGAAAATGCTCAGGATAAGAGGGTCGATAGGGGAATTTAACATTAATAGATATCTTCTCATTTCAGACCTAAACTTATCGTCTTGGGCGCGGATATTCATCTGGATCAATTAATGCTATTTCCCAGATACCTTCGTCTTTGTGTATAATCCGGACTGGTTGATCTTTCACATTTCCATCCTCGTCGACACATCCAAGCGCCCGAAGTTCGCTCTTCGGGAGCACAACACCGCCCGACGTACGACCAACTTGTACCAACTGATGGATCGGCATGGCTACGTTCGTAACTGTCCCTGAATCTGTTTAAACATTGGTCTCACCAGTACGAGACTATGATATTCCCGACCGCTATGACCACGGCCGCTCTCCTCGAGGTGAGGTGCTCGTCACTTACGAATGAGCGATTCCAGCCCAATTAATAGGCCGAAGAATTGGAACGCACTCGCCCGAACTCCTGGGGGCCTGTCCGCCCACGTCGTCACCGTCGACGGCGAGGTCGTCGAAAGCGCGTGCAGCCTCGAGTCGGACGACTGGTCCGTGCTCGAGCAGGGCGACGGTCCCGTTCGTCTTTGCGGGACGTGTGCGAACCATTTCAGCGGGGCGGGCCCGCGTCCGCTCGCCCTCAAGGATGACGTGAGTCTCCCCATCGACGGCGTCGACGTCGCCCCGATCGGGATGTCGGCCACACTGACTGACGGCTATCAAGTTGTGGAGGGAAACCGATGAGCAACGACCTTTTCGATGGTACTGAGACGTCGATCCACGACCCGAGCGACGTCTCCGAGGACGATCGCGTTCTCTCGAGTGACGTCGTCGACGGTGATCTGATCAAGCCGGAGCAAATGGCGATCGACGCCATCAAGCGGACCCTGACTCATCTGACCTATCGGGAGCTTCATGCCTTTGGAGCGGGGTTCGTTCCCCTATTTCTCGGCCTCGTCCTGGGTTTCAACGCCCTGATCGCGCTATCAGTACCCCTGGCGATCGTAGCCGTCGGCTGTGTCCGCTGCACGCCGATCGTCGGAGGCCGGGTGGCCAAGTGGACGATCAAGCAGCCACAATACCTTTTCCTCGGCCAATTCGTTGCGACGTTCACTGGCGGCCTTGTTGTGGCTATCATCCGCGTGGTCGGCTTCACTGCCGGCCTGGTAGCATGACCGGCCGATCAGCGAGTCCAGAGTCGAAGGCAATCTTCGGGGCCGGCATCGCCGCCGTCGCAATTGGCCGAGTTGCTGCCGAGGTCCGACGGCGACGTCGGAATCGACCCGCTCTCAAGGAGACCCATGAGTGAGGAGAAAACAATACAGGAGGTCTATCGAGATCGGAACCTGCTCGCGGCCGCCATTTCCCTGATGGCGTATCGTCTCGAGTCGAGCCGAACGCTCCACGAGTACGCCGGCGGCTGGACCGAGCCCGACGTCGACGACGCAGATGCCGACGAGTGGGCGATCGTCTGGGCCATCCTCGAGGGCAAGCAGGTCAGCTGGCACGTCCCCCGCGAACTCGTGGAACCGGTCGACCTCCCGAAGCGACCCCACGACTACGACGGCCATACCCGGGAAGAGAAGAACCAACGCCTCGAGGACTTCATCGAGTCCCGATAGCCACGAGAGCGCACCAATCGGATTGGATCAATTTCTCCCCGCAGTCTTGCGGTTTTCAGATTTTCGCCTTTTGATTTATCGGCAGGGAGAGAACCCGTTACCGGCTACAACATATGGCCGGAGAATATCCAGACGATTCTGACGACCTCTGGAAGCAAGAGGTAGAAGATCAGAACGATCGGACGATACGAGAAGAGTTCAAGAAGCTCCGGGAAGACTCCCGGTTCTGGGTCAACGGATTCGGTCCGTTCGTCGTCGAGCGCGAGAACGACCAACTCGTCGGAAAGGATGGGTGGGTCGCCAAGCCCGAAGGCATCGATGACGACCAGGAGGTCCGTGAGAAAGGTGTGATGATCGCCTGGTCGCGCTCGGTTCTCGACGCGGTAAAAGTCCGACCTCGAGGTGGCGGTGGATCCGACTACGTGAACGTCCGTCGCCTCGAGGTGGACAACGAACACAATCTGAAGGACGACGTCCACGAACCGACCTACGGGTGGCTGAAAAAGCGCGAAGGCGATCTAGTCCTCTACAGTGACGACGTCGAGAGCCGGTATTTCGAGACCGTCGAACCGACTGGATTCGACGACGGGACCGTCGAGTTTTCGAGTGCCGGCCGATCACGCGACGAGTACGTCGACGAGGCGGAGCAGTTCACCGCCGTCCCTCGCAATCTCGACGACTACGACGAGCCAGAGCAGTTCACCGTCACGCCGCACGGCATCACCGAGCGGGGGATGGAGTGGACCGACTCGATCATCATCCCGGCGGACGAGATTCCAAGCAAGATCGAGCAAGTGGCGGCTACCGATCACGTCGACCCCTCGGCTTACGAGACTGGCGGCTTGTTCCCGGAGACTGAGATCGAGGACAGCGGCCTCACTCTCGACGACCACATCACCGAGGTAACTGGGATTGGCGACAGCTCCGAGTTGATTGTCGATCTGGACGTCGAGACCGTCGGAGAGTGGTGGGACATGGGCGCCCCCTTTTTCGGCGTCGCCCCCGCTTGGCATGACTCGGCGCTCGAGGACATCCTGGGCGCCGAATTCGTCGACGAGACAGACCCGCAGGACCTCATGCGGATTTTCACCGGCTACACGACCGGTGTCGTCTACGACGACGAGGGCGAACAGCTGGGTGGGCTCCCCAACGCCATTTTCGGCGGGTTCCCGTGGGATCAGGCAAACTGGGCCTGGTTCTACGGCAATATGCGCTCTCCCGAGCACCGCCCGGCCGAGGCCGACAACCCCGACGGGACCTATCAGTTCGCGTTTGCCACCGGCGACGACTTTCCTCGATCGACGCTCGAGTTTGACCCCGAGGAAGACACCCTATCCGGGCTCCATCCCGCCAGCGGCGCCGCAACCTCCATGCGGACAAAAGGCCGGAGCGTCGTCCGCTATCCAGCGGAAGGACTCGAGAAAGGTGCGGCCTACCCGCCGAAAGAGACCGTCGAGTTCCTGTCTGTCCTGTTCGGTACCGACTACACAAACCCCGACGTCGCCAGCGAGCACGTTGAGGTGGTCACGACGTCGAACAGCAAACCGCACGCCTCTTACGTCGTCCTGTTCCATCACCCCGAGACTGACGCTCACGCACTGATCGAGGGCGACAACATCGTGATGCCGGAAGACTTCGACCTCTCCGGCGACACCTACGACCCTATCCAGGAGTGGGCCGAGACCGCTGCCACGACGATCGAGGAGCGAGAGGAGGCGTTTCGGAAAGAAATGGAGGTCCCCGAGTATATTCGGCGAACGCCGCTCGAGGAGCGCGACCTGATGGTCGATCCCCAGGAGGCCGGCCCGTTCACGATGGACGACCGAACCGGCCCTCATCCCGACGATCAGCACCGCGAGGACCAGTACCCGGACGACGAGGAGGCTGCGATCGCGGAAGACCTCGCCCAACAGATCGAGCACGAGCAGCGTATGAAGGACGCCGAAGACGCCAGCGTCTACGACCCGATCGCTGACATGGAGGACGAGAACAGCGCCCAGGACGACGGCGCCGACGACGATCTCCGCGTCTGGGAAGTCGATGTCCCCGACGACGTCCCCCGCGAGGTCGGCGAGTTCACCCTCGACACCGAGTATAGTGCGCCGTGGTCGCTGAAATGGTACGCCTACAGCGGGAGCGAACCCTCCGAAATCTCGGCAACCCACCGGACTGAGTCCCCGTGGCACAAGGTTCGCGTAGACGAGAACGACGTCGGTTATTCGGTCACCGTCTCCTACCGGAAGCGCCACGGCGGGCTGAAATCGAACCCGAATCGCGTTCTTACCGGCGCCTCTCGCGACGCCGCGCTGGCGTTCGCCGAGGCGTACATGGAGACGTTCGGCCCGGATGACTACGACGACGGTGATCTCCTCGACTCCCGCGACACCTGGCAGGCTGGCCGCCAGGCCGCCGAGCGCAACATGGGCAACCTCGAGGTGACCGGGATTTCGCACCTCTACCCGACCGACTGGACGACCGACGAAACCGGAAGTCCGGTGCCGCCGGCCGACGACATCGACGATCAGGACAACGCCGATGACGTCGATGAGTGGGCCCAGGCTCTCGAGACCCTGCGCGCCGAGTACGGCGATAGTTACGGCGAACGCGTCGAGGCGGTCGCCGACATTCGCCGCGCCGCCGAGACGGAACCGCCGCGCTCGCTGGCCGACGAGGGCGTCACGCAGCCAATTTTCCGCTATCAAGACGTCGACCCGGCCGACGCCTGGAACCAGATCCAGGAGCGTGCCGGCGAGGACGACGCCGAGCAGATCCGCGAGGTAATCATCGAAGCCGCCGACGAGATCGGAACCGACGCCGACGACAGTGACGACGTCTACGATCCGACGGACGACCTCGAGATCGGCGACAACGACGCGATCGATACTGAGACCGACACCACTCCTGGGGAGGACCGCGATCTCCTACTCGAAGTTGAAGGAATCGGCCCGAAGCGAGCCGACGCACTCCTCGAGGCGTTCGACGACGGTCGATCAGTTGCCCAGCGAGCCGCGAGCAACTGGGGAGCAGTCGCCGACGTCGACGGGATTAGCGAGGACACCGCTCGAGAGCTGTTTGACCGGATGAAAGAGGCCGGTGTTTACGACAATCTCCGGGACGACACAACCGAAGGCGTCAACTCGACGACCGTCAATGTGAACGGCCAGCCGTCTCAGGCTATCCTCGAGGACCCTGACGAGGACACCGGCCAGGCCGACGATGTTCCCGAGACGGATGACCTGTCCGACGCGCTCGTTGCGAGAGGTATCAACCGGATCACGGCCAACCATTTGAAGGACTCTTACGACACGATCGACGACGTTGCGAGCGCCGTCGCGAATGCCGACGACGTCACCGACCTGAAAGGGGTCGGCGACGGCTCGGCCGAGGAGGTCCGCGCCGCTTTCGTCGATCACAACGCCGGCGACGTCCAGGACGACGTCGCCGACGACCCCAAAATAGATCCGACAGAAATAGACACAGACTGCGACAACACCAAGGACGACTGTACTGACGGAGACAGAGACGCCTGCAAGGCGCTCGTCGAGGAATGCGGCTTTGATCGTGAGGAGGCCGAAGAACTCCTCGCTGAAGCCAAACGTGCCGACGGAGAACTTCCGCCGAAGGCCAAACGCGCCCTTTCGACGGCCTGGACGTCGTACAAACAGGCAATCAAAAAGGGCCACGAGGCGGTCGAGGCGGCTGAAAAGATCAAAGACTATCAGGGCGAACCCAAGCACGCAGAGCGGTCGATGGCGATTATCAACGGGATCAGAGAAGCATACGGCCAGGAGCCGATCGACTTTGACGGCGTACCGGAGGTGCCGGACGTCGATGTCCCCGAACCCGTTTCAGGGCCAGTTACGCCAGAAACTGCGGGTGTCGACGTCGAAATCGAGGCGGACGTCTACGACCCTATCCTCGAGTTCTCATGACCTGTCTATCACTTCAGCAGACGGCGTACATCGTTGCAGTCGCGGTCGGCCTAGCGGTCATGTCGCCAAAAGATTGGCACGATATCGCCTTGGACGCTGCTCGGAAGCGGTTTGGCCTCGGACCTGGAGGTTCCGCTACGGAAGACGGAGAGGGGACAAATGACTGATCAGCCTGCCCCCTCACCCGCCGACGATAAGGACGATGTCGAGTTCACGGTGGGAGAGTTCGTCGACGGAGAGAACCGATACCGAGTGATCCGCGAAAAAGGCGAAGAAGACCGCTGGATAGCGTCGACGTATTGGCTCGAGTGGAATGGAGAAGAATTAGACGCCGAGGACCTGATCTAACAGGCCGTCGTCCTTCGCGAGGTGCGGGCGGAGGCGGTTCCAGTCGTTCGTCGACTCGACCAGGACCTCACCCGCCCCGACGTTCTCGATCACGACCTCGCGATCGTTGAGCTCCTCGAGGCCACGACCACCTGCCTCGTCGATACTGTAGACGTTGAACGTGGCGCTCTTGTTGATCTTCCCCAAGTCGTTGTCGTCGTTCACCCTGAAGTAGATCCGCCGGTCACACTGGCTGATGAGTTCGCTGTTCACCTGCTGGGGGCGCTGCATGATGTGGACGGTCTCGGCTTCGTGTTTCCGGCCTCGAGACTGGAGTGTGAGCACACGATCGTCGATGCCGTGTTCACTGGCGTACTGTCCAACTTCGTCGCCACAGACGAGCGCCGAACGCGAGGGGGTCAGATCCTTACACAACTCGAACGTAGCCCCACAGATCGCTCCGTAGGTCGGTGCCATGTCCTCCTCAGTCATGTCTGGAACAACCCGGATCCGGCGGTGGTTGTACAAGACCTTCCGCCAATCGAGTTCTTTCGCCTTCTCGATGGTCACCTCGAGACGCCGAAAGAGAGGGTCGTGCTTCCCGTTTGTATCACACAGCCCACGTTCCTCGTCTTCTGGATCGAACAGGACGGCGTAGTCAAATGTCTCGCCAGGATTCCGCGGATGGTTTGGATCCAGAATCCGCTCGATCACGGCACCTGCACCCCAGGACTTTCCCGTTCCAGACTGACCGATCACGGCGATACGTCCCATCTATCCCTCCGCCCGAGCGGGCTCGAGGTCCAGTTGACCGGTGTACGCCTCGGCCAGAATCCGGACAACCTCGCCCGCTGTAAGCGAGCCGCCCCATTCGCGACCGTCGACGACGCCGGCATCGAAGTCACGTTGGATAGCCGCTTCAGCGTTCTCGAACGCCTCGATCTGGTCTGCGTAGCCGAGTGCGAGTTGTTCCTGTGTCATGCTCGTTCCTCGACGTCTTGAACCAGTTCGTCCAGTTCGACCTCGAGGTCGTCAGTCTCCTCGTCAAACTCGCTGTCTTCCTCGTGACGATCGCGAACCCCGACCTGCGCGGGATCGCGGCGTCGACGTCGACGCATGGCCTCGCGATGGTGGGTTGCTTCGATCCTCGCGAGATGGTCGTCGATCCGCCACAGCAGCCAGACGATCAGGATCAGCAGATATGCTGCTATAAGCTTCTGCTGGGCCTTGTTGAGGGAGAACCCGATCCTCATTCGCCATCGCCTCCGTTCTCCTCGGCGACATCGGCATCGAAGGTATCCGGATCGTCGGTGAGCATCATCTGGGCCTTCGCGGCCATAAACTGCTGATACTCGTCGTCCTCGAGGACGTCGCGAAGGATCTTGTCGCGTTTCCGCGCCATCTTGTTGAAGACCTCGACAACCTCGTGACCGTTCCCGTCGACGACGCCGGCGAGCAGCGAGGCCGCTCGATCTTCACTCATCCGTTCGATGTGGACGTCGACGTCGTGGGCTTCGGCGAGTTGCTTCAGGTCGGCCCGCTGGACGTTGACGATATCACAGAAGATTGCGGCACCTGACGAGCCGACACCGGGGACATCCTCTGTCAGGAAGCCCGCGATCCGCGATGGGTCCCGCATCATGCTGGCGATCTGTGACGGCCGCACGTCGCCGCTAAACGGATTCTGGTTCATGCGAGACCACCGGCGAGGTTGCCGATCGCGTCGCGAAGGTCGCCGATCTTTTCCTCCCCGTCCGGTCGCAGGTAGATGATCGTTGCTGCTGCCATGAGTGATGTACCGAGTAGACCCCAGGTCGGATCGATGTCACCGTCGGCCGGGGTCAGAACGTGTTCTTCGACGAATCGACTCCCGAAGTGCCCCAGGTGGAATGCCTCGAATGTCGCCCGGAGTTCTTCTTCGAGCTGGTCTTTCGTCATGTCGCTGTCCGCCAGGTCTTCCTCGGAGAGACCGAAGACGCCGAGACGCGCCGCGCCACCGTTGATGGCCTCCTCAATAGCGGCTGCATCGACCTCGAGCGGGTCTGAAGAGCTATCGGGGTGTTCTCCCTCGTCGCCATCGGAAGATCCGCTCTCGTCGCTCTCAGTGGCGTCATCGTCTTCGACGCCATCGAAGAGGCCGCCGCCCAGGTCATCCTCGGTCAGATCGACGACCGCCTCATCGACGTCGTCGACACTCGGCTCATCTTCGCTCTTCTCGAGATCTTCGTCACGATCGTCGACGTCGTTCAGTTCCTCTTCTGTGTCGTCTTCCTCGACGACATCAGGCTCTTCCAGCGTCATTGGTCAGGGTCGTAGAGCTTCCCGTTGTTGCGGAGAGCCTCGAGGACTGCACGATCGGCGGCAAGCGGGTCAGACGGGTCGATGGGAACGTTGATCCGTTCTTCCTCTTGCTCGTCCGGTGCGGCTTCGACTTCGTGGCGTTTCTCGAGCTTTTCACGTTCCGCAGCAATCGAGGAGCCGCTGCTGGAGTTACGCCGTTGATAGAGCTTCCAGGCGACGACCGCCACGAGGATCACGCCGATCACCGCCACGTGTCGCCTGTCGATTGACGGGAGTGGGAGACTCGAGGACTCGTCATCACTGTCGTCACCGTCGGCGATTTCAGGCGGTTCATCCATCTCACTCTGCTGCTCACGGTCTTTGATCTCTTGGGCTGTTTGATCCATTGAATTACCACCTGTAGGAGGTATCGCAGTGGGGACACTCGTCCGGTTTCCCGTCGACAACGTGGGAACATTCCGGACACAGGAACCGGTAGACTTCCTCGGCACCGCCGTCCGCGATCGCCCGTTGGCCAGTATCGACCTCGGTTTCGCTCTCGACCAGATCAGCCCATTCGTCGTCGTAATCGTACTCCTCGAGGGGAATCAACCGATGTACGGCGTCGGATGCGGCATCGGCTGGGAGAACGTGCGGATTTGAGTGGCGACGGAACTCCGACTCGGAGGTGACTGGAAGCCACCGTTCACACTCTAAACAGGCTGCTCGATACTTGTTCCCCGGTTTGGGGGATCTTTCAATTCTTTTGTCGAGGACCGGGACGGTACGGGCCGATCCACAATACTTGCAGTGGTCGTCCATTATCGTCCCTCCTCGAGATGGGGGAATTGGGGCAGTTGAATCGTCATACGTAGCAGGGGAATTGGGAGCGACCGACGTCTGCAACGCGCCGTCGCACCACCTCGAAAATACCCCCAATTCCTGATGAGTCTAAGCCCAAAGAAATGGTGACCGGCCGCCAATTCCGCCATTTCCCTATTTTCGCCTTTTGTTTAATCGGGGTGAGCGCGACAACTTGACCTGCCAACATGGCAGCGATCAATCTCAACAGCGCGACCTCGACGCTGACCAGCGCTGCGTTCCTCAAGAGCGCGGTCCTGATCGTCGTGGGCTCGCTGCTCGCTCAGGTAGTGGTGTCGTATATGCGAAGCAACGTCTACGACGTCCAGGTCCGCGGCGGCGACGCGATCTATGCGCTCGTCGGTGCACTCATCGCCCTCATGGTCCTTCCGAACGGCTACGGTCGGAACATCGCCCTCGGATCGACCGCCACGGCAGTCCGAACGGTCGCAGCTGACTACGGGGTGGTTTAAACTATGCAGATCGGTGGCACCGGTGTCGAGCAGGAGATCATGCTCACGCCCGACAAGCCGTTCATCAACGAACAAAACACGGTGCAGCCGGGCGACGAAAACACGCCAGCGTACCACTTCAAGGGGCAAGAGGGGTACGTCCTGTTCATCCCTGCTGGAACGCTGTTCGCTCCGATCCTTCGGGACGCCAATGGCAACCTCCTCGACGACTCGACGC
Protein-coding sequences here:
- a CDS encoding helix-hairpin-helix domain-containing protein — its product is MAGEYPDDSDDLWKQEVEDQNDRTIREEFKKLREDSRFWVNGFGPFVVERENDQLVGKDGWVAKPEGIDDDQEVREKGVMIAWSRSVLDAVKVRPRGGGGSDYVNVRRLEVDNEHNLKDDVHEPTYGWLKKREGDLVLYSDDVESRYFETVEPTGFDDGTVEFSSAGRSRDEYVDEAEQFTAVPRNLDDYDEPEQFTVTPHGITERGMEWTDSIIIPADEIPSKIEQVAATDHVDPSAYETGGLFPETEIEDSGLTLDDHITEVTGIGDSSELIVDLDVETVGEWWDMGAPFFGVAPAWHDSALEDILGAEFVDETDPQDLMRIFTGYTTGVVYDDEGEQLGGLPNAIFGGFPWDQANWAWFYGNMRSPEHRPAEADNPDGTYQFAFATGDDFPRSTLEFDPEEDTLSGLHPASGAATSMRTKGRSVVRYPAEGLEKGAAYPPKETVEFLSVLFGTDYTNPDVASEHVEVVTTSNSKPHASYVVLFHHPETDAHALIEGDNIVMPEDFDLSGDTYDPIQEWAETAATTIEEREEAFRKEMEVPEYIRRTPLEERDLMVDPQEAGPFTMDDRTGPHPDDQHREDQYPDDEEAAIAEDLAQQIEHEQRMKDAEDASVYDPIADMEDENSAQDDGADDDLRVWEVDVPDDVPREVGEFTLDTEYSAPWSLKWYAYSGSEPSEISATHRTESPWHKVRVDENDVGYSVTVSYRKRHGGLKSNPNRVLTGASRDAALAFAEAYMETFGPDDYDDGDLLDSRDTWQAGRQAAERNMGNLEVTGISHLYPTDWTTDETGSPVPPADDIDDQDNADDVDEWAQALETLRAEYGDSYGERVEAVADIRRAAETEPPRSLADEGVTQPIFRYQDVDPADAWNQIQERAGEDDAEQIREVIIEAADEIGTDADDSDDVYDPTDDLEIGDNDAIDTETDTTPGEDRDLLLEVEGIGPKRADALLEAFDDGRSVAQRAASNWGAVADVDGISEDTARELFDRMKEAGVYDNLRDDTTEGVNSTTVNVNGQPSQAILEDPDEDTGQADDVPETDDLSDALVARGINRITANHLKDSYDTIDDVASAVANADDVTDLKGVGDGSAEEVRAAFVDHNAGDVQDDVADDPKIDPTEIDTDCDNTKDDCTDGDRDACKALVEECGFDREEAEELLAEAKRADGELPPKAKRALSTAWTSYKQAIKKGHEAVEAAEKIKDYQGEPKHAERSMAIINGIREAYGQEPIDFDGVPEVPDVDVPEPVSGPVTPETAGVDVEIEADVYDPILEFS
- a CDS encoding HNH endonuclease → MSKLPFEIGRTYHRVEDIHEEFGGNRYSGIAPCGDYPYVFIFFGESGEWHGYDDELLEDGRLLYTGEGRDGDMTMEAGNAAIRDHEENNDEIHVFESGEGAWEVSYVGQFEYEDHHWTRLPDRSDNMRDAVRFELVPAGGVEMDTGVTSLDDIPVDELYDQAEASVNGEGRTTSESRSRTTYSRSEVVRKYALRAADGVCQGCGDDAPFLTDDGEPFLEVHHLRRRSDGGADHPKNVIALCPNCHRRVHHGRNGNEFNQDLIGRAEQLLPR
- a CDS encoding ISH6 family transposase — encoded protein: MHATIDAQVTVSIDLDKTLPLATLAESFTELHLEATILEELVKSLDERLVEAYCGEKHARGNGDRRFQRAGTSTRTAVTTAGEHEFTLHHVKDTAATGDNPTYFRPLEDLIKFDGQRIYQEDISLQSTELATSLSFRDAVAHGDGFTPMPSRTTINRRVREYGSKLGDFVRDRLPGTNADTVVPDGTKCHSQDDHCTYHDVNVTLGQITEDNAETTLLDVNVNEPWDDTAEDLEENEAITDDATVVSDAEESLVDAFETSYRSHQLDLVHVGRTLGYKLWKDGTFSLETRKAIASDVTNDLFHLKNSVALHAPRNERLAIRERIAQTLENLTKEAWRLEQQDSPKAAAYLRKWAEATVTFAELALEGQEVLWTSNVVERAMGEISKRCKNQWMRWTESGLESLLWLNLVRYAESEQFAAFADELLERSAKTAITLEVSVDATRGEL